In Aspergillus luchuensis IFO 4308 DNA, chromosome 1, nearly complete sequence, the following are encoded in one genomic region:
- a CDS encoding Gfo/Idh/MocA family protein (COG:G,Q;~EggNog:ENOG410PKW7;~InterPro:IPR036291,IPR000683;~PFAM:PF01408;~go_function: GO:0016491 - oxidoreductase activity [Evidence IEA]), whose translation MAPHNIRWGIMATGWIAEVFTRDLLRDPSIRNVTDVSHTVVAVASSSNAARAEKFISDTGIPSPCAAYGSYEDLVADANVDVVYVATPHSHHFQNVMLALNAGKHVLCEKAFTVNAAQAKILCETAQKKNLFLMEAVWTRYFPLSIQIRDLIKQGAIGEVLRVISDNSFGDPVEERWGTEHRMVNKDLAGGCLLDLGIYSLTWVFQTLYHTLPREQRKPPSAISAHMTLYHLTGADEATTILLSFPTSTPSNIPHPGQSQAVAMTHLRVSTDPDEANTARPAIRIQGTKGEIQVDGPAFRPERYRIIPAKGNGEVKEVECPFPGDGKGMFWEADEVARCLRDGKLESETLPWEESIVIMEVMDEVRRQGGLTYPEKIESTVYPTQL comes from the exons atGGCTCCCCACAATATCCGGTGGGGTATCATGG CTACGGGGTGGATTGCCGAAG TCTTCACCCGCGATCTCCTAAGAGACCCCAGCATCCGCAACGTCACCGACGTCTCTCACACCGTCGTGGCTGtagcatcctcctccaacgccgCACGAGCAGAGAAATTCATCTCAGACACCGGCATCCCGTCCCCCTGTGCCGCCTATGGCTCCTATGAAGATCTCGTAGCCGACGCCAACGTCGACGTCGTCTACGTCGCAACTCCACACTCCCACCACTTCCAGAATGTCATGCTGGCTCTTAACGCCGGAAAGCATGTACTCTGCGAAAAGGCCTTCACCGTCAACGCGGCTCAGGCCAAGATCCTCTGCGAGACcgcccagaagaagaacctcttcctcatggAAGCTGTCTGGACTCGCTACTTCCCTCTCAGTATCCAGATCAGGGACTTGATCAAGCAGGGTGCTATTGGTGAGGTCTTGCGGGTGATCTCTGATAACAGTTTCGGAGACCCGGTCGAGGAGAGATGGGGTACGGAACACCGTATGGTTAATAAGGATTTGGCGGGTGGTTGTTTGTTGGATT TGGGAATCTACTCCCTAACCTGGGTCTTCCAGACCCTCTACCACACCCTCCCCCGGGAGCAACGTAAACCCCCCTCTGCCATTTCTGCCCACATGACCCTCTACCACCTAACCGGCGCCGATGAGGCCACTACCATCCTTCTGAGCTTCCCGACCAGCACCCCCTCCAATATTCCTCACCCGGGCCAGTCGCAGGCTGTGGCCATGACGCATCTCCGCGTCTCCACTGATCCCGACGAGGCAAACACCGCCCGTCCGGCCATCCGGATCCAGGGTACGAAGGGTGAGATCCAGGTGGATGGACCGGCGTTCCGGCCTGAGCGGTACCGTATCATCCCTGCCAAGGGGAACGGTGAGGTGAAGGAGGTTGAGTGCCCGTTCCCTGGCGATGGCAAGGGAATGTTCTGGGAGGCGGATGAGGTGGCGCGGTGCTTGAGAGACGGGAAGCTGGAGAGCGAGACTCTGCCATGGGAGGAGAGTATTGTGATTAtggaggtgatggatgaggtCAGACGGCAGGGTGGGTTGACTTATCCGGAGAAGATCGAGTCGACTGTGTATCCTACGCAGCTGTAG